TCACTAAATTGAATTTGATTTGACGGCAAAAAACCTGTAATTACCGCTTGTTTTTCGTAGCCTAATTGACCCGTAAACGGATAAAACAAACAGAGAAAAATCAATACTTGATGATTCTGTATATCTTCTTGAGTAACAGTCCACCTGATTTTGTCTTTTTTTATGCCATTAAAGCTTTCTCCATCAGCAGCGTAAACTTGAATACTAACTTTTGGGTTATCTACTAATGAGTAAGCAAATTTACTTTCCCCGCGTAAATTTCCCTCTTCATCTAATGCCATATTTTTCAAGCTGTCTTGTGGCACTTTTTTAACTAGCTTACCCAAGCGTTCAGTTATCACCCGCTGAACGATTTGTTCTCGCAAAAGATAATCTTCCGCTTGCTGCTGAAAGTATTTGGGAAAGGGAATCACCCAATCGGGAGGTTCGGGATATTCCGGTGGTGTCGGTGGGGGATTTTTGGCGAGAATTTCGGCTTGGTAGCGAGCAAAATTGAGCAATTTTGCCAATGATTCGCCCCAAAATGCCATAATTTCACTATGACAACCTTTGACTTGACTCTCTAGCAAAGATAAGTCATAAGTCTTTGGTTTTTTCACACGTTGAAGAAAGTCAGCTTGTTGAGCTTTCAGTAAGCTAATCCAATCCATTTGCATGTTTTGCGGCACAAAGAATGCATACCTACGGTAAGCTATACCAAAGCAATTACTCAAGTTTATAAGATGAATGTAAATTGATTGAGTAATTTGAGCAGTTAGGGTAACACAAGCATTACTTATGCTCTAACAGAAAGCAATAATCTATTTGAGCTATAAGATACTTTGTCAACCATCAGCTAGAGCGTATAAATAAATTAGACGTTGGAAATTAATTCTAACTTATCTGAAAAATATGAGACTGTCTCTAGTGAGACAAACCCGAAATAATACTCATTAAGAATCACGCGCCACGCAGAGAGTGATAGTATCAATCTATGATTGTCGCTGCAACAAAGGCGCATTATGTTGTATAAGTCAAGATACTAAAGTCAGGATTTGTTAATTTTCTTCTTGGCGATCGCTTTCATTTGCCTGTAATCGTTTAATTTTCATCCGCAAATCAAAGTCTTCACCGCTGACAATTGTTTCTAAGTCAGCGATGCGCTGTTCTAATTCGAGCTGCTGCGGTGACAAAACTTGATTTTGGTATTTTTTCGCATCCGATCGCCATACAGCAACCGTACCAACTCCTGCACCAGCGATCGCCGCTAATGGTATAATTGCACCACTTCTGGTGACAGCGGAAAGTGGAACACAAATTGCTAAAATCCCCACAGTCAAGCCCCAGATTTTTGTGGTAGCTGTAACTCGGATATCTTCAGGTTGGTGAAAGTTTTTCTCCGATTTTTTAGCCATGAGTGCGTCCTCAAAGATTTTATTATAATAATTGGAGCGCGATCGCCTGTAAAAGTTCCTGGTGCGTTCACGTACAGCGCTTCGCGCATGAAAACGGCGAAGCCGGATAGTAGAGAAGTGACTCCGTAAAAGTATCGCCTTAAATATAATTGCTCGAAAGATAGTTTTGTCTCAAGTTTAACTCTATCTTCCGGATGAAATTATTCTCCCTATAAAGATAGATGATTGTATAATAAGTAAATAAATTTTCATTGTAGGGTGTGTTAGACGAGAGTACGGCATCATAATTTAATACTTTGGTGTGTTACGGCATTCGCTTAACACACCCTACATATACTCACCAGAAATTTGGAAAAACACAGTTCTTTTACGCGCTCCATCTAACTCAAGAAATAACACAGATTGCCAGGTTCCCAAAGCTAATTTGCCATCTACAATTGGAATTACCTCACTAGTACTCAACATCATTGCCATCAGATGAGAATGAGCATTCATCGGTTCATCTTCCGGCACAACTCTTAAGTGTAAATCATTGTGCAAATATCTATCTGACTCTGGTGCTAATTTCTGCAAAAAGACTTTGATATCCTCTAACAGTCTTTCTTCATTTTCATTGATAGCCAATGCAGTTGTAGTGTGACGAGAAAACACTAAAACCTGACCATTTTTAATAGATGTTGAGGCAATAAAATCGTTGATTTGCGTTGTGATATTGTAAATATTAATTCCCTGTTCAGTTTCGATCTCGATAAATTTATTAATAATTGGCATATCTGAAATATTAAATTGTATATAGCAATCCTATATGATTTTTGACAATTCGCGTCCAGATACCCAACTTATTTAATAAGTCGGGTATCTCACTTTTCAGCAGCGATTTTTTCACCCAAAACCCGATAACGTTCAGCCTCTACTAAATACCATAATTACCTGTCCATAGCGAACTCCAATCACCAGAAGCGACAAAACTTGCCCAATAATAAGGATGCTGGTATTCAGGTATCTTCAATAACTCTAACTGTGCTTCTCGTAGTGCATCATGTTTACCCTTACCTGCGTTTAAATTTTGGTAATACTTTACCATCAAATCCTTAGTTCCCTCATCATCTATAACCCACAAGCTCAAAACTTGACTCTGAGAACCTGCAATTACCAAAGCACGACGTAAGCCATAAAGCCTACCTCCTACTTCGAGATCACCCAGTCCAGTTTCGCAAGCTGACAGCACCACCAACTGTGTTCCCCGTAAATTCAATCCAGTAACTTCCAAGGCTGTGAGGATACCATCATTAGTATTTGATGAAGCTTGCTTGCGATTATTAATACCTGCGAAAGCTAACCCAGAACGCAACAAGGGATTTTCTAGTTTTAAATTTTCGAGTAATTGCTGATTGAAATTATCTGCTACTTCTTTGTCGGTAATAAAGAAGCCGTGAGTCGCTAAATGCAGGATACTCGGAGCTTGTATTTGTTTAATCGCAGCTTCGGTAGCTTGTTTACCAGAAATGATTTTTGTATCCGGAAAAATCTCTTTGATTTTATTTGCTTCCTCTAAAGTGTTGTAAAGTGGGGCAAATTGCAAGTTTGGTAAGTGACCAGAAGGGCGATTTTCTAAACCACGTATGGTAGATGGTGGGGCTATTTCCTGCTGGTTGTAGTCGATATTTGCAAATACTACCGGAGGTGCTACGCTTTTAGCTGCTAACTGAAAGCGTAGCAGCTCTCGTCCAGTGGTGAGATAAGAGAAAGCGTAACGTTGAATCAGGTATTTATTTTGTTCGTCTAGTAGTGCTTCAAAGGGAATTATTGCTAACTGTCCATCTGGTGATAATAGCAAATGACTTGCATCGCCCAACAGCGGACGGATGGGAGCCATGACTTGCTGATATAATGTACGAGCAAGTTGCTCAAGTGATTGGGTAGGCTTGCTTTGAGTAGTAGAAGCAGAATAACGGGTGTGAACATCAGATGGTTTTTCTGTCAACGCTTTTCGTAGATTGGCAACAGATTTGTCAATCGTTTCAGCATCTCCCAAGTCAACCCACCTTGGTTCCCCTACTGAACGCAGCACCGCTGCTGCATAACGCAGTTTACCCGATTTTTCAGTTTGTTTAGCTTTGGGATTAAATGGCTTATACCGCACAATTTCCACCAAAGCCGCATCCTTAGGTATCAGAGTTTGGATGGCTGCTAACTCTACTGGTTGGGTGGTAATGTGGAATTCAGCACTTTTATTAGCGATCGCTTCTTCTATGCGTTCTTTTTTTATATTTAATTCCTGAAGTTGAGCTTTATAGTCACTAGCGCTTTGGTTTGCTTGCCCTCTGTATATTAGTGCTGATAAGTTTTGATTGACGTTCTGCCATTCATCAAACAATTTTTGTGTTTCTGGTTTATCAGCCAGATGATTGCGTAGTATCTGTATGCTGTCGATAACGGTGTCTAGTACACGTACTTTGCGCCGTAGCACTGTAGTGAGCGCTAGCCTTGCAGCTCTTGGATTGTTAGCAGCTTCCTGGAGAGATAGAGATATGGCTCGGTAGGTTGAGAATAAAAAGGTTTTGGCGTAGTCTTGTTTTCTTGCCTCTGAGCCAACACTAAAAAGAAGTCCAAAATTATGTTCTTCAATTGCCAGCCCACGACTAAAGAAATTAATAGTACGGGCGATATTACCCTGCGCTTGATACAATTGTGCCAAACTGTTCAGGGTAGAAGCGACAAGAGGATGTTCTTTACCCAGCATTTTCTCTCTGATTTCTAGCGATCGCAAATACAGAGGTTCAGCTTTTTTATAGCTTCCCTCTTGTTGATACAGGGAAGCCAAAGTGTTGAGGCTAGCGGCAACATCCGGATGTTCTTTGCCCAGTGCTTTCTCCCTGATCAAGAGTGCCCGCAGATACATAGGTTCGGCTTTTTGATAGCTCCCCTGTGCTTTGTACAGTTCTGCCAAATTGTTCAGGCTAGTGGCAACATTAGGATGTTCTTTGCCCAGTAATTTCTCCATAATTGCCAGAGAGCGCAGATACAGAGGTTCGGCTTTTTTATCGCTCCCCTGTTGTTGGTACAAGGAAGCTAAATTGTTCAGGGTATTAGCGACCTCAGGACTTTCTTTACCCAGCATCTCTCTTATTTGTAGCGATCGCAAATACAGAGGTTCAGCTTTTTCATAGCTTCCCTGTTCAGTGTACAAGGAAGCCAAATTGTTCAGGCTAGTGGCAACATTAGGATGTTCTTTACCCAACACTTTCTCGTAAATTGCCAGAGAGCGCAAATACATAGGTTCAGCTTTTTCATAGCTCCCCTGAGCTTTGTACAGTTCTGCCAAATTATTCAGGCTAGTGGCAACAAGAGGATGGTCTTTGCCCATTATTTTCTCGTAAATTGCCAGAGAGCGCAGATACATAGGTTCAGCTTTTTCATAGCTACCCTGTGCTTTGTACAGTTCTGCCAAATTGTTGAGGGTAGTTGCGACATCAGGATGTTCTTTGCCCAGTACTTTCTCACTTATTGCTAGTGCCCTTTCTGCTGGGGCAATAGCTTCACTGTATTTACCTGCGTTATACAACTCAATGACTTGTTTATTCAATTGCTTCGCTTCCTGCAATGCTGACTGTTGTCCTGACAGTGGCATCTGAGATTGTCCTGTACTTAGGGGAATGTTGACTAGCAGCTCGAATGTTATTGCTGCTGTGATTGAGCAGGATACCAATTTGATGCAACCTTGGATTTTTCGCTGGGAGAATCTATGCACGTATTTCTGCTTCCTAGCTTGATTAGCGATAGTCGGTCAAAATAATGCTCAAAATACACCTTAAAAGCGAAAAGGCGAGAATTGATTGTTTGGTTTTGCCAAAAACTCTACAACCTCTCACCGTAGAATTTATAAAATTTTTTAAAGATTTAATAAAGTAGAGGCGCAAAGAAGAACGCTAGCTGGAAACGATAATCTGACCGATACGCTTTAAAATTTGCAAGACAGTATATAGTTCATTTTGCAAGGAAGCAGGAGAAAAAACTCTCGATACATCATACTGTGGTGTATTCTGTTGAGTTAGTTTTACAAATACAATACCGTTTCGTTTGTCATGATCCCAAAGATAGGCTTATCAGGCTGCGGATTTGCCATCATATATGCTTGGGCTTGTGGCAATGCTGACATTACAGAAATAGTAGTTCTTTTCGACTCCAGCAAGATTACCCAAAACTGATTTTGCAAGACTAAGGTATCAATTCGTCCTTTTAAAGTTTCTTCCTCTTCTCCGCATCAAAGACTATTTCTATCGAAGCCTCACCTCGCATTTTGTAGGGATAATCATAAAATCCTACCTTTTCTAAGATAGGTGAAGCTATGAGTAGTGTTACTGTTCCTTCTGTGAGATTGCCATCAGCTAGATGATAAAGATATCTTCGTCTAATAACATCTAACGAGGCTTTTTCTTCGTCTGTTAGTTGAGGTAAGTTCTCATACCATTCTCGGAAAAATTGCTCATCTTCGGTTCTTCTAATACCAAAGCGAGATTCAACTTCAACTCAACTTTTGAAAATGTCAGTAATTGCGGTTTAATGTACCATTTTTTTATATTATTTATTTGCTAAGATTGTCTGCAAACCTGTGACTAATCTTTCTATTCCTTCTTTCGCGGTTTCTTTTTGCAGCGCACCATAAGCAACTCGCAGATAACATCCATTATCCATGCCGAAGGTTGTACCGGGAATGACTGCTACTAGATGTTCTTTAATTAGTCTTTCTACTAATTCAAAGCTATCGATATTAGTATGAACTTTAAGGAAAAAATAAAATGCACCATCGGCGGGGGTGATGGTACAGTGATTTTGTAGGCGGTTGAGTGAGTTAAGTACGTTATAGCGTACAGAGGCGATCGCTTCCAAATTATTCCTCAAATACTCTTCTTTTGCCTGCAATGCTCCTAATGCTGCATACTGAGAAATAACAGGTGGACAAATTACTATTGAATCCTGTACTTTTTTAACAGCTACAAGCAAATGTTTGGGAATCACCATATAGCCAATCCGCCAACTTGCAAAACCGTAAGCTTTGGAAAGGCTATAAAGAGAAATGGTGTATTCGCTACTTCCGGCAAATGCACCAGGGGAAGTGTGTTTTACACCGTTGTAGGTAAAGTATTCATAAGCTTCATCGTTAATATGATAAATGTTGCGTTCTTTGCAAAGAAGATTAACTTGTCGCAATGCTTCTTCAGAATAAACAACACCTGTGGGATTATTCGGTGAAATGGTGACTATTGCTTTTGTTTTTGATGTTATGGCTTGGGCGATCGCATCCACTCGCAATTGATAATTTTCATCGGTTTCTACCAACACCGGATGACAACCTGCCATTGTCGTTGCCATTTCATGATTAAAATAATAAGGCGTATTTAAAATAATTTCATCGCCTACCGATGTAATCGCAAGAATGGCATTCATAAACGCCATATTACTGCCGGCGGTAACAACAATGCAGTTTTCGTCGTTAATTTCAATGTTGTTAAAAACTTGCAATTTTGCTTCAATTGCTGCTAATAAAGGAGGAATTCCCTCAACAGCTTTGTATAAATTATTAGCAGGTTCAGCGAGGAATTTCGGCAAAAGCTCGATAGCTTCTGGTGGCGGACTGTAAGAAACAACACCTTGTCCTAAAGAAATGGTTCCCGGATTGTTTTTAATTAATTCACCAACAACAGGTATTATCGGAGACTGCACTGCCTGCATACGAGAGATATTTTTCATGCGTTCACAAAGTGACTCCGTAGGAGTATCGGCAAACTAGAGCTATATTTAATTCTCTCGTAAATACGCTTTCGTAGTAAGGACTTCAGTCCTTGGCTTTTTTAATGAGGACTGAAGTCCTCACTACCGGACTTCATATTAGTGTCGGTTACTGTCCCCCTTGCTCAAGTACTTGCCATAGTCAATTGCGATTCTGGACGCACGCGCTGTCCGGTAATTACCATCTTCACACCACGGGCAGGTGCAAGGGTAACACCTCGACGCCGAGGCGTTTCTGGTTGATTATCAGCTAGCGCTAGTTGATAGTGTGACAAAATTGTTGCCAATACTAATTTCATTTCAAACTGAGCTAAAGCATCGCCAATACAGCGACGGGCACCAGCACCAAAGGGTATAAATTCATAGGGAGAAAATTGCCGTTCTAAAAAGCGTTCTGGTTTAAACTGCTTGGGTTCTGGATATAAATCTTCACGCTGATGAACTAGATACATGCAGCCAACAATGTTTGTACCAGGCTCTAATTTATGTCCCAGTAGTTCCACACTTTCTCGCACGACTCTGGGGAAAGTAAATATGGTTACAGGATGAATCCGCAAAGTTTCATTACAAACAGCGGTGAGATAAGGTAGCCGGAAAATGCTCATCGGATCTGGAGAATCACCCAAAGTATCGAGTTCTTGCAGGATTTTGTTACGGACTTCTGGCTTGTAGTGAGTCCAATATAATGCCCAAGCCATTGCGCTTGCGGTGGTTTCATATCCAGCAAGTAACATGGTCATCAACTCATCCCGCAACTCTTGATCGGTCATGGGATTTCCCTGTTCATCCCGCGCTGACATCAGCAACGAGAGGATATCGACGCGATTTGGATCGGGTGAAGAGCGACGTTCAGCAATTTCGGTGTAAATTATTTTATCAACTGCGGCGCGATCGCGTACAAATTTTCCCCAAGGACTCCAAGCACCTAAATCCTTTTGCAGCCAAGGGAAATACAAAAAGCTAGAAGTCAATGGCGAGCGAAACAAATCTGATATTGCTGTCAGTCCGCGTTTAAGTTGTTGATAACGTTCTCCTTCATGCAAGCCAAAAACCGCCTTTAGGATGACTTGCAGGGAAATTTCCTGCATCGCAGTCCGAGCTAAAAAAAGCTGATTTTGTGGGAAATTACTAAAGGTCTTTTCAGTGATATTACGGATTAATTCTCCGTACTTTCGCATCCGTTCACCGTGAAACGAAGGCATTACTAATTGTCGCCGCTTTCTGTGGCGATCGCCTTCGAGCATGAAAATCGAATAGTCTCCTACTATTGGTTGCACGATTTCGTTCACATCACCAGGAGCTGCAAACTTTTTGCGGTCATTTGTTAAAATTTCTTGCAGCGCTTGGGGATGGTTCACGAATACCAGGGTGTTGCCAAAACCTATGATTCTAGCAGTGAAAATATCAGGATATTGTTTTACTGCGCTTTCCATATATCCCACAGGATCGGCTACCCATTGGATTTTTTGGAGAAATGAGGCGGATTTTACAGGGTTGATTAGTTGCATAGGATTTTTAAAGCTGAAAATTTTACTATTAAGTATTGTTGTTAATATGTATCAATGTTGCAATTGTTATTTTAAACAACTCAAAACAAGATTAGCTGGGATTTTTAGTGTTCATATGTCGAAATATTGCAGCAATGTTGCGGGCATCGTCTATTCCGCGATGGTGTGTACCCTTCAATTCTAATCCAAGCTGTTGGAGAGCCTGCGCCATCCCAAATCCTTTAGATACACCCAGATATTCAGAAAATTCCTTTTTGATGTTTCTATGTTCTGAACCAAAAGGATAAGCAATATTGTGATGTTTGCAATCTTGAATAAATTGCGTTTTATCATAGTTTCCCCAAGAGCAGAAAACATACTTGGGAAATGATTTAATCCATTCTTGGAGGCAAGACATTGCTTCCGGAAATTTTGGGGCTAATTCAACATCTTTTTGGTAAATGCTAGTTAGTTCTGTACAAAAAGCTGTTAATTGCGGATTTATTACAGGTTGAATGAATTGCTGAAATTCTGAATCAATTTCCCATGTTGCTCTGTTGAGCATGACAGCACCGATTTCGATTATTTCCATTTGATGACGCGGAATAATGCCATCATCAGAGCAAGTAGCTTCTAAATCTATGATTAAAAAATAAGAGGATCTATCAGTTTTCATATAATGAGTTTTATCAATAAGGATTGCAACTTAAGTTGATTTAAAAGGTTTAATCCAGCCTAATTTTATGGCGGTATCGAGTGCGATCGCAGCGATCGCAAACCAAACAATACTTTCCGCAGCCAGCACGACAAAAGGCAAAATTGTACTATAACAACAAAGTCCCACATCTATCTGAGTTAAACCTCGCACCAACCCAAAAGCCAGCACTCCCCCAGCTTTGAGTTGCGGATTGTCATCGGAGCGAACGATATAGCGATAGGTGACACCAAATAGCAAGCCACAAAAGCACGATATACCACCGCTTATCCACCAACGCCAATCCTGGATATTCAGCTTGAGAATGCTCAGTGCTGTAAAATACTTGGCAAGCAGCAGATTGTTAAGAAAACTGGTAATGAGGAAGGCTAAACAAAGAGATAATGCCCCGAAAATCCCAGCTTTCAGGGATTCTAGACGTTCAGCCATATCGTTCGTATCTTTCATGAACACAGAGGAAGAATCAAATGACTAATGACCATTCCCAGTATCATAAATATTAGAGACGTTTTGTAAATTAGTTGAAGAATAGGACTATGGAGATTTTGACATTGGGTTGGGTTTCACTACTGGTTGTGTTCACTTGGTCAATTGCAATGGTAGTATGGGGTCGCAACGGACTGTAAGAAAATCGTGGAAAGTCCATTCTTGAGCATTTTGGCTTTGTCTGGTTTGGTGCTATTGTTAGCATTAACTGGCGGTGTTGGTTATTTGACGGTTTCCGAATGGCGCGATCGCCGTTTGCGAGAACAAGAAAAACGCGAAACACGACGCACTCCCAAGCGACGCTAATTTATTAGCGTTAAATATATGTTTTGAGGGACACGATCTTTTCGTGTCCCTTAGCTTTTGTGATGGTAGGCGATCGCATAACCGATAAAGTTAGGTTAGCGCACTACCCATTTAAGCCACGATTAAAACGGTCGGTTCTGAAAGTGCTTCCCCGGTCGCTTCACAAGCCATTATCAGTGACTCCAATGCTTCAGCACCATTTGCAACAGCTTCCTCATAAGTATCGCCATGCGTCCGAAAAGGCTGTCCAGGGAAATCAGGAAATCCGACTAAGAAGCAGTTGTCTTCATCAGACCATTGAATCAGCATTTGATATTTAAATTTGCTCATCTTCCTGATTCTCCTGCTGTTTTTCTACTTCTTTAATTGCTTGTTGAACGTCTTTTTCTTGATAGCGTTTTGCGTCTGAACTGTCTTTACCAGAAACCGTCAACAAGAGGCAGTTCTTGCTGGGGGAAGGGGGCAATCTGTGAAACCCCATCCATGAATGGAGGGGCTTGAAATAAGGACGTAGTATTTCTTGCCCTACGTGTCTCGAAATACATTTTTGCTGTTCTCCATCCATAAATGGAGGGGCTTGAAACCCGTTTAGCAGCTTGTATCGGTGAATCTTTCCCCCTGCTAGAGCGCTCCCCGCTAAGAGTGCCTATAAGGTCAGTTTTCCTACATATAAAGGATGTATCCAGTTTGTATGACTTCCTTTACCTGGGATTTCTGTAAAATTCGCTGCCGTAACATTTGTTTGAGTTCCCTGATTTTCTTCGGCATTGTCAGGTGTAGACGCTTAATCCCACGATATCGCACTTAAGCGGCAAATCGGGGCGATGCTTTATGGGGAGTGTAACAAAAGGCTCGATACAAAACAAGCGAGTCACTTCGCGATAGCACAAAAGAGATTTTGGAGGCGATCGCTTAATTGATAATACTTACCTCGATCAGGAACCGATTCTTGATCCATTGGATACCATGTAAGCGTCGGGACTTTATCAGGAAACTAAAAGAGCCATTGACGCTAAAATATAATATAACTAACAATCCTAAAACCAATTAATATCTACTCGTGTTCTTAAACTATGTACTTGGAAGGTACTTATGAACAATAATCAACCTATCACAGCACAATCATCAACTACACCCCGCGCTGATTTATTATTAGAAATTGAACAAACTCCAGAAGAATATCTACCAGAATTACTGCAAACAGAGGCGCAGAGAACACAGAGGATGAAAAGAGCGATCGCACTGTGGAGATTTAGCGATCGCTCTTTTTAAAGAACCACAGAGGCGCAGAGAACACAGAGGATGAAGAGAGCGATCGCATGGTGAAGATTTTGCAGGCGATCGCTTTTTTGTCTCACGCACTCGTAGCAAAGACGCAAAGGAAGAAGAGGGCGATCGCCTTTTTTTAACGAACCTTACTAAGCGCAGAGGACACAGAGGAAAAAGAGGAGCGATCGCATTTTGGTAGGTGAGTAGCGATCGCTTTTTTGTCTCACGCACTCGTAGCAAAGACGCAAAGGAAGAAGAGGGCGATCGCCAAATCTCCTTTGTGCGATCGCCTTTTTTTAACGAACCTTACTAAGCGCAGAGGACACAGAGGAAAAAGAGGAGCGATCGCCCGCTGCTTTTTGATAATTTATTAACATAAATATGTAATACTAAGAGAAAATTTAATTTATTTAAATAATATATTCAGTCAATGGATAAAATAGATGAAGGTGAATTTGCTATATACATTGATGATTCTGGAAGCCCAAAACCTGATCCCAAAGACCAATATCCCTTCTTTGCTATGGGTGGCGTTTTAATCAAAAGGAACGATGAGCAAATAATTAAACAATTAGTATCAGAGTTGAAAAGTCGGTGGTCTATTCCTCAAGAACAACCCTTGCACGGTAATGAAATACGATCTCGAAAAAAAGGCTTTGCTTGGTTAGGTAAACTTCAAAAACCAGAGCAAGATAGATTTTTGGAAGACTTGACACTTACTATTATTAATTGTCCAATAATTGTTCATGCCTGCGTAGTGTCTCGTCAAGGATATCTCAATCGTTATCTTGAAAAGTATGGTGAGGAAACCTGGGAAATGATGAGAAGTGCATTCTCTATTGTAGTTGAACGTAGTGCCAAGTATGCTGGGATTAATAATGGTACTCTAATGGTTTATTTTGAAGCCGCAGGCAAAAACGAAGATACTTTACTTAAGCAATACTTTCATGATTTAAGAGCAAAAGGACATCCTTTTGATGCTAATAGATCGGATAAATATTCACCTTTATCTGCTGAAGAGTTATCAAAGACACTACGTGGAATAGACAGTAAGAAGAAGGCAAACGCAATTATGCAGATTGCTGATTTATGTTTGTATCCCATCGTTCGTAGCAAAGACAATCCCGATAACCAAGCATTTTTGTCCCTCAAGAATGCTAATCTACTTGTGGATTGTCGCTTGACACAGAATGAGATTAATACATTAGGAATTAAGTACTATTGCTTTGACAACCCCTAAAAACAACAAAACCGCCTTGTTAGCGGTTTGTGATGCGGCAGTCATACGACTACCCCTAGGCTGTGCCTAATTACTATAATATCTTCTAACTTGCTGATTGTCAACTCAGAATCACTTAATGGAGATTTGGAGGTGCGATCGCTTCTAGTTTTTGTGTTGGTCTAGCTAGATTAGCTAAATAGTGAATGAGATGAACCAAATAGTGATTTGTGTGGTTGATTAATTCTTTTTTCTGTATACAATGCTGCTAAGTCCTTAAAATGCAGTATCATTTCATACTGGCGCAGTTTTCTTTCATCTTCTTCGGCTAATTGTTCGCTTCTTCTTTGAGTTTCTTGTTCTAGTTTTTGTGTTGGTGTAGCTGGATTAGATGAGCCAAATAGTGACTTGTGTGGTTGATTCATTGTTGCTCCTGTATATAATGCTGCTAAGTAAATAGGATTGTTACTCATTTAATAAAAAACCTCTTGTAGTAAATCGTTAAGACTTTTATTATAGAAATTTTATATAGAAGAATTACGGTATTAAGATTATTTTTTAGTAAAAAAACTTGCCCTAGTAATATAACACCCCCAAGGCAAGCCAGCTCTCTAATTCTTTCTTTACTTCCCGCCCTTTGCGGTTCGTTTCTCCTAAAGTTGCTTCACTTCAGAAACCAACTTCGCTACCATATCCTTCGCGCTAC
Above is a genomic segment from Tolypothrix sp. NIES-4075 containing:
- a CDS encoding DUF3800 domain-containing protein; this translates as MDKIDEGEFAIYIDDSGSPKPDPKDQYPFFAMGGVLIKRNDEQIIKQLVSELKSRWSIPQEQPLHGNEIRSRKKGFAWLGKLQKPEQDRFLEDLTLTIINCPIIVHACVVSRQGYLNRYLEKYGEETWEMMRSAFSIVVERSAKYAGINNGTLMVYFEAAGKNEDTLLKQYFHDLRAKGHPFDANRSDKYSPLSAEELSKTLRGIDSKKKANAIMQIADLCLYPIVRSKDNPDNQAFLSLKNANLLVDCRLTQNEINTLGIKYYCFDNP